A single region of the Streptomyces vilmorinianum genome encodes:
- a CDS encoding DeoR/GlpR family DNA-binding transcription regulator, translating into MVRANGAVSLRELARVVQTSEVTVRRDVRALEAEGLLDRRHGGAVLPGGFTRESGFPQKSHLATAEKTAIADVAASLVEEGEAIVVGAGTTTQELARRLARVPGLTVVTNSLLVAQALAHANRVEVVMTGGTLRGSNYALVGSGAEQSLQGLRVSRAFLSGSGLTAERGLSTSNMLSASVDRALVQAAAEVVVLADHTKLGTDTMFQTVPTDVITRLVTDEPPAHDDRAATELQALADQGVQIAVAGTGAGAGAGGDAVPPGGRQRRDLPLPGQRGRHPAGQFRGAATAALSAEAMAPERTARVADMRRR; encoded by the coding sequence ATGGTGCGAGCCAATGGGGCCGTGTCGCTCCGTGAGCTCGCCCGCGTCGTCCAGACCTCAGAAGTGACCGTACGGCGAGACGTGCGGGCACTGGAGGCAGAAGGACTCCTCGACCGCCGGCACGGCGGTGCGGTACTGCCGGGCGGTTTCACGCGAGAGTCCGGCTTCCCGCAGAAATCCCATCTCGCGACCGCGGAGAAGACGGCCATCGCCGACGTCGCCGCGAGCCTCGTCGAAGAAGGCGAGGCCATCGTCGTCGGCGCCGGGACGACCACGCAGGAGCTGGCCCGCCGGCTCGCCCGCGTGCCCGGCCTGACCGTGGTCACCAACTCCCTGCTCGTCGCCCAGGCGCTCGCCCACGCCAACCGTGTCGAGGTCGTCATGACCGGTGGCACGCTGCGCGGTTCGAACTACGCGCTGGTGGGCAGCGGGGCCGAGCAGTCCCTCCAGGGGCTCCGGGTCTCCCGCGCCTTCCTGTCCGGCAGCGGCCTGACCGCCGAGCGCGGCCTGTCCACGTCCAACATGCTCTCCGCGAGCGTGGACCGGGCGCTGGTGCAGGCGGCGGCGGAGGTCGTGGTCCTGGCCGATCACACCAAGCTCGGCACCGACACCATGTTCCAGACGGTGCCCACGGACGTGATCACGCGGCTGGTCACCGACGAGCCCCCGGCGCACGACGACCGGGCCGCGACGGAGCTCCAGGCGCTGGCCGACCAGGGCGTCCAGATCGCGGTGGCCGGTACGGGCGCGGGTGCGGGGGCCGGTGGTGACGCGGTCCCCCCGGGCGGCCGCCAGCGCCGTGACCTGCCGCTTCCCGGGCAGCGCGGTCGCCACCCGGCCGGTCAGTTCCGTGGTGCCGCGACCGCCGCGCTGAGCGCCGAGGCGATGGCGCCGGAGCGCACGGCACGGGTCGCGGACATGCGCCGCCGCTGA
- a CDS encoding NAD(P)H-quinone dehydrogenase, which produces MTRIVIIGGGPGGYEAALVAAQLGAEVTVVDCDGLGGASVLTDCVPSKTLIATAEVMTTFDSSYEELGIIVADDTPPLEQAARVVGVDLGKVNRRVKRLALAQSHDITASVTRAGARVLRGRGRLSGRQSVDGSRQVIVTAADGSEESLTADAVLIATGGHPRELPDARPDGERILNWTQVYDLKELPEELIVVGSGVTGAEFAGAYQALGSRVTLVSSRDRVLPGEDPDAAAVLEDVFRRRGMNVMARSRAESAKRVGDRVEVTLADGRVISGTHCLMAVGAIPNSAGMGLEEAGVRLKDSGHIWTDKVSRTSAPGVYAAGDVTGVFALASVAAMQGRIAMYHFLGDAVAPLNLKTVSSNVFTDPEIATVGFTQADVDAGKIDARVVKLPLLRNPRAKMQGIRDGFVKIFCRPGTGIVVGGCVVAPKASELIHPISIAVDNNLTVEQIANAFTVYPSLSGSIAEVARQLHTRKTAGEG; this is translated from the coding sequence GTGACCCGGATCGTGATCATCGGCGGCGGACCCGGCGGATACGAGGCTGCCCTGGTGGCCGCCCAACTCGGCGCGGAGGTGACCGTCGTCGACTGCGACGGCCTCGGCGGCGCGTCCGTCCTGACCGACTGCGTCCCCTCGAAGACCCTCATCGCGACGGCCGAGGTGATGACCACCTTCGACTCCTCGTACGAGGAGCTGGGCATCATCGTCGCCGACGACACCCCGCCGCTGGAGCAGGCCGCCCGCGTCGTCGGTGTGGACCTCGGCAAGGTCAACCGACGGGTGAAGCGCCTCGCGCTCGCCCAGTCCCACGACATCACCGCCTCCGTCACCCGCGCCGGAGCCCGCGTCCTGCGCGGCCGCGGCCGGCTCTCGGGCCGCCAGTCCGTGGACGGCTCCCGCCAGGTGATCGTGACCGCCGCCGACGGCTCCGAGGAGTCGCTGACCGCCGACGCCGTGCTGATCGCGACCGGCGGCCACCCGCGCGAGCTGCCCGACGCCCGGCCCGACGGCGAGCGGATCCTGAACTGGACCCAGGTCTACGACCTCAAGGAGCTCCCCGAGGAGCTCATCGTGGTCGGTTCCGGTGTCACCGGCGCCGAGTTCGCCGGCGCCTACCAGGCCCTCGGCTCCCGGGTCACCCTCGTCTCCTCCCGCGACCGGGTGCTGCCGGGCGAGGACCCCGACGCCGCCGCCGTCCTGGAGGACGTCTTCCGCCGCCGCGGCATGAACGTCATGGCCCGCTCGCGCGCCGAGTCCGCCAAGCGCGTCGGCGACCGGGTCGAGGTCACCCTCGCCGACGGCCGGGTCATCTCCGGTACGCACTGCCTCATGGCGGTCGGCGCGATCCCGAACTCGGCCGGAATGGGTCTGGAGGAGGCCGGCGTCCGACTGAAGGACTCGGGCCACATCTGGACCGACAAGGTTTCCCGTACCTCCGCCCCCGGCGTCTACGCGGCCGGTGACGTCACCGGCGTCTTCGCGCTCGCCTCGGTGGCGGCCATGCAGGGCCGCATCGCGATGTACCACTTCCTCGGCGACGCGGTGGCCCCGCTGAACCTGAAGACGGTCTCCTCGAACGTCTTCACCGACCCGGAGATCGCGACCGTCGGGTTCACCCAGGCGGACGTGGACGCGGGCAAGATCGACGCCCGGGTCGTCAAGCTGCCGCTGCTGCGCAACCCGCGCGCGAAGATGCAGGGCATCCGGGACGGCTTCGTCAAGATCTTCTGCCGCCCGGGCACCGGGATCGTGGTCGGCGGCTGTGTCGTCGCCCCGAAGGCGAGCGAGCTGATCCACCCCATCTCGATCGCGGTCGACAACAATCTGACGGTCGAACAGATCGCAAACGCTTTCACCGTGTACCCCTCCCTGTCGGGCTCGATCGCGGAAGTGGCACGGCAGTTGCACACCCGAAAGACGGCGGGCGAGGGCTGA
- a CDS encoding gamma-glutamylcyclotransferase codes for MSLYAAYAGNLDARLMSRRAPHSPLRGTGWLNGWRLTFGGEQMGWEGALATIVEAPRSQVFVALYDIAPMDEDSMDRWEGVGLDIYRRMRVRVHTLDGEEAAWVYVLNAYEGGLPSARYLGEVADAAESAGAPHDYVMELRKRPC; via the coding sequence ATGTCGCTCTACGCCGCGTACGCCGGCAACCTCGACGCGCGGCTCATGTCCCGCCGCGCCCCGCACTCCCCGCTGCGCGGCACCGGCTGGCTCAACGGCTGGCGGCTGACCTTCGGCGGCGAGCAGATGGGCTGGGAGGGAGCGCTGGCCACGATCGTCGAGGCCCCGCGCTCCCAGGTCTTCGTCGCGCTCTACGACATCGCGCCGATGGACGAGGACTCGATGGACCGCTGGGAAGGTGTCGGCCTCGACATCTACCGCCGGATGCGCGTACGGGTGCACACCCTGGACGGCGAGGAGGCGGCCTGGGTGTACGTCCTGAACGCGTACGAGGGCGGGCTGCCGTCCGCGCGCTACCTCGGCGAGGTCGCGGACGCGGCCGAGTCGGCGGGCGCGCCGCACGACTACGTGATGGAGCTGCGCAAGCGTCCGTGCTGA
- a CDS encoding purine-nucleoside phosphorylase: protein MNATATPYEAAEAAAARLRELTGVENHDVALVMGSGWAPAVDALGAPEAEFPVTELPGFPPPAVEGHGGKIRSYKIGEKRALVFLGRTHFYEGRGVASVAHGVRTAVAAGCKTVVLTNGCGGLREGMRPGQPVLISDHLNLTAASPIVGANFVDLTDLYSPRLRALCKEVDETLEEGVYVQFPGPHYETPAEINMVRVLGGDLVGMSTVLEAIAAREAGAEVLGISLVTNLAAGLSGEPLNHEEVLQAGRDSAARMGELLTRVLDRI, encoded by the coding sequence GTGAACGCAACTGCCACCCCGTACGAGGCCGCCGAGGCCGCAGCCGCGCGTCTTCGCGAGCTGACCGGAGTCGAGAACCACGACGTCGCCCTGGTCATGGGCTCCGGCTGGGCCCCCGCCGTCGACGCGCTCGGCGCGCCCGAGGCCGAGTTCCCGGTGACCGAGCTCCCCGGCTTCCCGCCGCCGGCCGTCGAGGGTCACGGCGGCAAGATCCGCTCGTACAAGATCGGCGAGAAGCGCGCCCTGGTCTTCCTCGGCCGCACGCACTTCTACGAGGGCCGCGGCGTCGCGTCCGTCGCCCACGGCGTGCGCACCGCCGTCGCCGCCGGCTGCAAGACCGTCGTCCTGACCAACGGCTGCGGCGGTCTGCGCGAGGGCATGCGCCCCGGCCAGCCGGTCCTGATCAGCGACCACCTCAACCTGACGGCCGCCTCCCCGATCGTCGGCGCGAACTTCGTGGACCTCACCGACCTGTACTCGCCGCGGCTGCGCGCGCTGTGCAAGGAGGTCGACGAGACCCTCGAAGAGGGCGTCTACGTGCAGTTCCCCGGGCCGCACTACGAGACCCCGGCCGAGATCAACATGGTCCGCGTGCTCGGCGGCGACCTGGTCGGCATGTCCACCGTCCTGGAGGCCATCGCGGCCCGTGAGGCGGGCGCCGAGGTCCTGGGCATCTCCCTCGTCACCAACCTGGCGGCGGGCCTGTCGGGCGAGCCGCTGAACCATGAGGAGGTCCTCCAGGCGGGCCGCGACTCGGCGGCGCGGATGGGTGAGCTCCTGACGCGGGTCCTCGACCGCATCTGA
- a CDS encoding phospho-sugar mutase: MTQDDLIAQARTWLAEDPDSETREELAKLIEAGETDELAARFAGTLQFGTAGLRGELGAGPMRMNRSVVIRAAAGLAAYLKAKGQEGGLVVIGYDARYKSADFARDTAAVMTGAGLRAALLPRPLPTPVLAYAIRHLGAVAGVEVTASHNPPRDNGYKVYLGDGSQIVPPADAEIAAEIDAVRSLNDVPRPEGGWETLGDEVLEAYLARTDAVLTPGGPRSVRTVYTAMHGVGKDVLTAAFARAGFPPPALVAEQAEPDPAFPTVAFPNPEEPGAMDLAFEAARAVDPDIVIANDPDADRCAVAVPDAAVEGGWRMLRGDEVGSLLAAHLVHKGARGVFAESIVSSSLLGRIAEAAGVGHEETLTGFKWIARVDGLRYGYEEALGYCVDPEGVRDKDGITAALLVAELASELKEQDRTLTDLLDDLAVAHGLHATDQLSVRVEDLSVIADAMSALRERPPVHLADLTVTSAEDLTKGTESLPPTDGLRYYLEGEHKARVIVRPSGTEPKLKCYLEVVVPVADASELATARAKGAEILAAIKRDLSAAAGL; this comes from the coding sequence GTGACGCAGGACGACCTCATCGCCCAGGCCCGGACCTGGCTCGCCGAGGACCCCGACAGCGAGACCCGCGAGGAGCTCGCCAAGCTCATCGAGGCCGGTGAGACCGACGAGCTCGCCGCCCGCTTCGCCGGGACGCTGCAGTTCGGCACGGCCGGTCTCCGCGGCGAGCTGGGCGCGGGACCGATGCGGATGAACCGCTCGGTCGTCATCCGGGCCGCCGCCGGTCTCGCCGCGTACCTCAAGGCGAAGGGCCAGGAGGGAGGGCTCGTCGTCATCGGCTACGACGCCCGCTACAAGTCGGCCGACTTCGCCCGCGACACCGCCGCCGTGATGACCGGCGCCGGACTGCGCGCGGCCCTGCTGCCCCGCCCGCTGCCGACGCCCGTCCTCGCGTACGCCATAAGGCATCTGGGTGCCGTCGCCGGTGTCGAGGTGACCGCGAGTCACAACCCGCCGCGCGACAACGGCTACAAGGTCTACCTCGGCGACGGCTCGCAGATCGTGCCGCCCGCCGACGCGGAGATCGCCGCCGAGATCGACGCGGTCCGCTCGCTGAACGACGTACCGCGCCCTGAGGGAGGCTGGGAGACCCTCGGCGACGAGGTCCTGGAGGCCTATCTGGCCCGTACGGACGCCGTCCTGACCCCGGGCGGCCCGCGGAGCGTCCGGACCGTCTACACGGCCATGCACGGCGTCGGCAAGGACGTCCTGACGGCCGCCTTCGCCCGCGCCGGCTTCCCGCCGCCCGCGCTCGTCGCCGAGCAGGCCGAGCCGGACCCGGCGTTCCCGACGGTCGCCTTCCCGAACCCGGAGGAGCCGGGCGCCATGGACCTCGCCTTCGAGGCGGCCCGGGCCGTGGACCCCGACATCGTGATCGCCAACGACCCGGACGCCGACCGCTGCGCGGTGGCCGTGCCGGACGCGGCCGTCGAGGGCGGCTGGCGGATGCTGCGCGGTGACGAGGTGGGCTCGCTGCTCGCCGCGCACCTGGTGCACAAGGGGGCGCGGGGCGTGTTCGCCGAGTCGATCGTGTCGTCCTCGCTGCTCGGCCGGATCGCCGAGGCGGCGGGCGTCGGCCACGAGGAGACGCTGACCGGCTTCAAGTGGATCGCCCGCGTGGACGGCCTGCGGTACGGCTACGAGGAGGCGCTGGGCTACTGCGTCGACCCGGAGGGCGTCCGCGACAAGGACGGCATCACGGCCGCGCTGCTCGTCGCCGAGCTGGCCTCGGAGCTGAAGGAGCAGGACCGTACGCTGACGGATCTGCTTGACGACCTGGCCGTGGCCCACGGGCTGCACGCCACCGACCAGCTGTCGGTGCGCGTCGAGGACCTGAGCGTCATCGCCGACGCGATGAGCGCGCTGCGCGAGCGGCCGCCGGTCCACCTCGCGGACCTGACGGTCACCTCGGCCGAGGACCTGACGAAGGGCACGGAGTCGCTGCCCCCGACGGACGGTCTTCGCTACTACCTGGAGGGCGAGCACAAGGCCCGGGTGATCGTCCGCCCGAGCGGCACCGAGCCCAAGCTCAAGTGCTACCTGGAGGTCGTCGTCCCGGTCGCCGACGCGAGCGAGCTGGCGACGGCCCGTGCGAAGGGCGCCGAGATCCTCGCCGCGATCAAGCGGGACCTGTCGGCCGCCGCCGGCCTGTAG
- a CDS encoding PH domain-containing protein, which produces MTTPEPPQPSDEPASADRVFRSNSGIAGGVLLLGLTAWFCGDAMIRGEGRTPWLALAGLLLVVPLVVAFTVRPAVYVNEDRLRIRNPFRYITLPWAAVADVRAGYSSEAFTRDGAKYQLWAVPVSLRQRKSAARRQARAAQDDPHGRTSVSADVRDSKSRLAPADQTIADLRDLAEHCGSRPTAQGEPQVRWAYEIIAPAVAGLVLMVILLAV; this is translated from the coding sequence ATGACGACCCCCGAGCCGCCCCAGCCGTCCGACGAGCCGGCCTCCGCCGACCGCGTCTTCCGTTCGAACTCCGGGATCGCGGGCGGCGTCCTGCTGCTCGGCCTCACCGCCTGGTTCTGCGGTGACGCGATGATCAGGGGCGAGGGCCGCACGCCGTGGCTGGCCCTGGCGGGCCTGCTGCTCGTGGTGCCGCTCGTCGTGGCGTTCACGGTCCGGCCCGCGGTGTACGTCAACGAGGACCGGCTCCGGATCCGCAACCCCTTCCGGTACATCACCCTGCCCTGGGCCGCGGTCGCCGACGTGCGCGCCGGCTACTCCAGCGAGGCCTTCACCCGCGACGGGGCCAAGTACCAGCTCTGGGCCGTCCCCGTCTCGCTGCGCCAGCGCAAGAGCGCGGCCCGCCGCCAGGCGCGCGCCGCCCAGGACGACCCGCACGGCCGCACCTCCGTCTCCGCCGACGTACGGGACTCCAAGTCCCGGCTCGCCCCGGCCGACCAGACCATCGCCGACCTCCGCGACCTCGCCGAGCACTGCGGCTCCCGCCCGACCGCCCAGGGCGAGCCGCAGGTGCGCTGGGCGTACGAGATCATCGCCCCGGCGGTGGCCGGGCTCGTCCTCATGGTGATCCTGCTGGCGGTCTGA
- a CDS encoding class F sortase — protein sequence MNRRTAPALLAAVTAAVAVVALAGCGAESAPPQTATPPAKVSPTAAPAPTARPAATPLPRSTPVRVQLPAAGVDTGPTGPVLELGLAADGTVEVPSEADAERIGWYDKGVTPGETGPAILIGHFDTARGPAVLKNVAKVRVGDEITVTRADGTTAVFRVRELEQVDKKTFPTQKVYGDTPRPELRLITCGGELVDGHRPDNIILYADMVTRAA from the coding sequence GTGAACCGCCGTACCGCCCCCGCCCTCCTCGCCGCCGTCACGGCCGCCGTCGCCGTGGTCGCGCTCGCGGGCTGCGGTGCCGAGAGCGCGCCGCCCCAGACCGCGACCCCGCCCGCGAAGGTGTCGCCGACCGCCGCGCCCGCCCCGACGGCGCGGCCCGCCGCCACGCCCCTGCCGCGCTCCACGCCGGTCCGGGTCCAGCTGCCCGCCGCCGGCGTCGACACCGGCCCCACCGGCCCCGTCCTGGAGCTGGGCCTGGCCGCGGACGGCACGGTCGAGGTCCCCTCAGAGGCGGACGCCGAACGCATCGGCTGGTACGACAAGGGCGTCACGCCCGGCGAGACCGGCCCCGCGATCCTGATCGGCCACTTCGACACCGCGCGCGGCCCCGCCGTACTCAAGAACGTCGCCAAGGTCCGTGTGGGCGACGAGATCACCGTCACCCGCGCCGACGGCACCACCGCCGTCTTCCGGGTGCGCGAGCTGGAGCAGGTGGACAAGAAGACGTTCCCGACGCAGAAGGTGTACGGGGACACCCCGCGGCCCGAACTGCGGCTGATCACCTGCGGGGGAGAGCTGGTCGACGGCCACCGGCCCGACAACATCATTCTCTACGCCGACATGGTCACCCGAGCCGCTTGA